Within the Anolis carolinensis isolate JA03-04 unplaced genomic scaffold, rAnoCar3.1.pri scaffold_75, whole genome shotgun sequence genome, the region agtccaccacccgatctctcctgacagatggccattcagcctcagatattatataatatatatgtatggaagtggggcacccagtgcaccacccgatccctcctggcagatggccattcagcctcagatataatataatacaataatataatattataatatatgtaaATAGTGGGGcaatccctcctggcagatggccattcagcctcagatataatataatataatataatataaatatatgaatgaataaaaatgggacacccagtccaccacccgatctctcctgacagatggccattcagcctcagatattatataatatatatgtatggaaGTGGGGCACCCAGTCCACCACCTGatacctcccaacagatggccagcctcagacatatatatatatatatatatatatatatatatatatacacatattgtatatgtatgaaaGTGAGGCCCCCGGCGCACCCTTCGATCCCTCCCGGCGGATGTCCCTCCACTCACCAGGTCAGAGAGCTGGAGGCGCCTGAGGAGGAACCCGACCCCGCATCCGGTGACGACGGAGAGGAGGGAGAGGACCAGGAGGCCGTTCTTGGCCCAGAAGGCCCGCAGGCCCCTCCGGACGCCGCCCAGGGCCCGACGGAGCCGTTCCCACATGGCCAGCGCCCCAGCGGGGGGGCATCATCATCGGGGCGCCAGCCGACGGGCGGGAGGGCGGGCGGGAGGACGATCCGGCCTGCCGAGGGGACCTCCTCCGGGGCTTAGCGTCTTGAGCCGGCTTTGgccggaggaaggaaaggagcccGGCCTCCCTCATAAGCCCTGACCCTGCAAAGGAGGCAAAAACAAAGGTCTTAGTCTTAAGGGATTGGCCCTTCCGACAGGCAGGCACGAAAGCAGGCCGACAAATATAGAACTCAAGGGATGAAGGaagcaggggggaggggggggaggcactctgcacatggccaggaataaataataataataataatggtatcagAGATGGAGGGGTGcattctgcataataataataataatgaggagggAGGTACGcactctatataataataataataataataataataataataataataataataataataatggtatcagAGATGGAGGGGTGcattctgcataataataataataataatgaagagggaGGTACGCActctatattataataataataataataataataataataataataatgaagaggcaCACacttggcataataataataataatgagggaggtacacactacataataataataataataatgataataataatgaagaaggcAGGCACGAAAGCAGGCCGACAAATATAGAACtcaagggatgaaggaaggaggggggggggggagggaggggggaggcactctgcacatggccaggaataataataataataataataatgagggaggtacacactacataataataataataataatgataataataatgaagaaggcAGGCAGAAAAGCAGGCCGACAAATATAGAACtcaagggatgaaggaaggaggggggggagggaggggggaggcactctgcacatggccaggaataataataataataataataatgagggaggtacacactacataataataataataataatgataataataatgaagaaggcAGGCAGAAAAGCAGGCCGACAAATATAGAACtcaagggatgaaggaaggagggggggggagggaggggggaggcactctgcacatggccaggaataataataataataataataatgagggaggtacacactacataataataataataataatgataataataatgaagaaggcAGGCAGAAAAGCAGGCCGACAAATATAGAACtcaagggatgaaggaaggaggggggggagggaggggggaggcactctgcacatggccaggaataataataataataataataatgagggaggtacacactacataataataataataataatgataataataatgaagaaggcAGGCAGAAAAGCAGGCCGACAAATATAGAACtcaagggatgaaggaaggagggggggggagggaggggggaggcactctgcacatggccaggaataataataataataataataataataataataataatggtatcagAGATGGAGGGGTGCATTctgcataatacagtagagtctcacttatccaacataaacaagccggcagaatgttggataagcaaatatgttggataataaggaggcattaaggaaaagcctattaagcatcaaattaggttatgattttacaaatgaaacaccaaaacatcatgttagacaacaaatttggcagaaaaagtagttcaatatgcagtaatgctacatagtaattactgtatttatgaatttatcaccaaaatatcataatatattgaaaacattgactacaaaaatgcgttggataatccagaacgttggataagcgagtgttggataagtgagactctactgtaataataataatgaagagggaGGTAcgcactcataataataataataataataataataataatgaagagggaGGCACACActgcatgataataataataataatgagggaggtacacactacataataataataatgataataataatgataataataataataaagagggaggCACACActgcatgataataataataataataataataataataataataataagggaggtacacactacataataataataatgataataataatgaagaggcaCACActcggcataataataataataatgaagagggcAGGCAGGAAAGCAGGCCGTCAAATATAGAACTCAAGGTGATGAAGGAAGCAGGGAGGAGGGAggccaggaataataataataataataataataataataataataataatgatatcagAGATGGAGGGGTGcattctgcataataataataataataataataaagagggaggtacgcattattattattatgcagagtgtGTGCCTCttccttattattactattattattattatgccgagTGCGTGCCtccctcttcattattattattattattattattattattattattattattattatataaagaaGAGGGAGGCACACActcggcataataataataataataataataataataataataataataataataaaagtttgaGGGGTGCaatgtgcataataataataataatatcagggagAGATGcattctgcataataataatgattataatattgAAGAGGGAGGTATgcactctgcataataataataataatataagatggAGGGGGGCAAtgtacataatactaataataataataataatgaagagggaGGTGCGCactctgtataataataataatgtaagacGGAGGGGTGcattctgcataataataataataataataataataataataataataataatatcagagatgAAGGTGCAcattctgcataataataataatgatataatattgaAGAGGGAGGTACgcactctgcataataataataataataataataataataataataataataataataataatgtaagatGGAGGGGTGcattctgcataataataataataataataaggaagaggCATGCActcggcataataataataataataatgaagagggaGGTAcgcactgcataataataataataataataataataataataaggaagaggTACgcactctgcataataataataataataaggaagaggCATGCActcggcataataataataataataataataataatgaagaggcaTGCactcagcataataataataataataataataatgaagagggaGGTAcgcactgcataataataataataataatgaagagggaGGTAcgcactgcataataataataataataataatgaagagggaGGTAcgcactgcataataataataataataataataataataataatgaagaggcaTGCactcagcataataataataataataataataataataatgaagagggaGGTAcgcactgcataataataataataatgaagaggcacgcactctgcataataataataataataataataataataaagagggaggTACacactgcataataataataatgaaaagggAGGTAcgcactgcataataataataataataataataataataataataataataataatatcagagatgGAGGGGTGcattctgcataataataataataataatatatcagagATGGAAGGGTACACTctgcataatattatattgtaatacgatataatactaataatacaatataataatattaattatatattatattttacatttaatattactaataatatttccattattattatattaacattcaATGTTATTATACCATTGccatattactatatttattattctattaatattCTATGTCATTATATATCATTACCATatagttataattattattccatgtattatatcattactgtatttattattgtattagtaTTCTATATTGTGATATATCatgacaatattattatattaacattcaatgttattatattataccattgccatattactatatttattattatgttaatattctatgtcattatattatatcgccatataattataattattattctgttattgtattatatcattgctgtatttattattatattactattttatattgtgatattatatcattacaatattattacattaacattcaatgttattatattataccattgccatattactatatttattattatgttaatattctatgtcattatattatatcattgccatataattataattattattctatgttattgtattatatcattgctgtatttattatattagtattctacattatgatattatatacaatgttattatattataccattgcatattactatatttattattatgttaatattCTATGTCATTATATCATATCATtaccatataattataattattattctatgttattgtattatatcattgctatatttattattatattagtattctaTATTGTTATATAGAtggttacaatattattatattaacattcaatgttattatattataccattgccatataattataattattattctaggttattgtattatatcattgctgtatttattattatattagtattttatattgtgatattatatcattacaatattattacattaacatTCAATGTTATTATATTAAACCATTGccatattactatatttattattatgttaatattCTATGTCATTATATCATTgccatataattataattattattctatgttattgtattatatcattgctgtatttattatattagtattctaCATTGTGATATTATAtacaatgttattatattataccattgcatattactatatttattattatgttaatattCTATGTCATTATATCATATCATtaccatataattataattattattctatgttattgtattatatcattgctatatttattattatattagtattctaTATTGTTATATAGAtggttacaatattattatattaacattcaatgttattatattataccattgccatataattataattattattctaggttattgtattatatcattgctgtatttattattatattagtattttatattgtgatattatatcatgacaatattattatattaacattcaatgttattatattataccattgccatattactatgtttattatttaattaatattccATGGTGTTATATCATGGTTgtattgctatatttatttttatattaatattatattatattattggcggGAAGAGGGGcgcggagggggcgtggcttcctgAGGCCTGAAGGCGGGGCCTGGGGCCTTGATTGACATACCGCTCAGCGCAGGCGCACTAGCGGCAAACATGGCGGCGGCGGTTCCTGAGGTAAATGTCGCGGCGGCGTCGGCGGTGTCGGCGGCGGTTCCGAACGAAGAACCGGAGGCGCCGCCCACTGCTACCGTGACGAGCCGCCCGTCCCGCTTGCCTTTATCCCGGGTGAAGGCGCTGGTCAAAGCCGACCCGGACGTCAGCCTCGCCAGCCAAGAAGCCGTCTTCATCCTGGCCCGCGCCACGGTGGGAATGGCGCTGCGCATGCGCGGCGTGGAGGGGGTGGGCGTGGTCGATGCGTTCCCGGGCCAATCAGGGCGCCGTTCGCTCCAACTGGGCGGGGACAGCCTGTGGGCGGGGCTACCCGCGCGCGCTTTTCAATGCTGGCCAATCCGGCTGCTGTGGGCGTGGCCGAAGAGATGAGTGGCACCATGGaaccagcatatatatatatatatatgtattgttatttataataataataataataataataataataataataataataataatatattattattattatattgttgttgtttgcaggagctgtttgtggagaccctaatataaaacaatatattataatgctaTAGCGAATAATATTATATgacaagaataatataatatataatataatgttatttattataatattattatataatttgcaggagctgtttgtggagaccctaatataaaacaatatattataatgctaTAGCGAATAATATTATATgacaagaataatataatatataatataatgttatttattataatattattattactgttattatataatttgcaggagctgtttgtggagaccctaatataaaacaatatattataatgctaTAGCGAATAATATTATATgacaagaataatataatatataatataatgttatttattatagtattattattactgttattatataatttgcaggagctgtttgtggagaccctaatataaaacaatatattataatgctaTAGCGAATAATATTATATGACaagaattatataatatataatataatgttatttattataatgttattatataatttgcaggagctgtttgtggagaccctaatataaaacaatatattataatgctaTAGCGAATAATATTATATgacaagaataatataatatataatataatgttatttattatattattattattactattattatattatttttcaggagctgtttgtggagaccctaatataaaacaatatattataatgctaTAGCGAATAATATTATATgacaagaataatataatatataatataatgttatttattatagtattattattactgttattatataatttgcaggagctgtttgtggagaccctaatataaaacaatatattataatgctaTAGCGAATAATATTATATGACaagaattatataatatataatataatgttatttattataatgttattatataatttgcaggagctgtttgtggagaccctaatataaaacaatatattataatgctaTAGCGAATAATATTATATgacaagaataatataatatataatataatgttatttattatattattattattactattattatattatttttcaggagctgtttgtggagaccctaatataaaacaatatattataatgctaTAGCGAATAATATTATATgacaagaataatataatatataatataatgttatttattatattattattattactattattatattatttttcaggagctgtttgtggagaccctaatataaaacaatatattataatgctatagcgaataatatttatttatttatttatttctaacatttatatcccgcccttctcacccgaagggacgatatatatatatatatatatatagatataatgttatttattatattattattattattactattattatattatttttcaggagctgtttgtggagaccctaatataaaacaatatattataatgctatagcgaataatatttatttatttatttatttctaacatttatatcccgcccttctcacccgaagggactatatatatatatatatatatatatatatagatataatgttatttattatattattattattactattattatattatttttcaggagctgtttgtggagaccctaatataaaacaatatattataatgctatagcgaataatatttatttatttatttatttctaacatttatatcccgcccttctcacccgaagggacgatattatatataatgttatttattatattattattattactattattatattatttttcaggAGCTGTTTGTGGAGACCATGGCCAAGGACGCCTTCACTTTTGCCCAgcaaggaaaaaggaagaccCTCCAGAGGAAAGACCTGGGTGAGCcggacagaaataataataataataataataataataataataataataataataataataatacctcattATTGCTGTGTTAATTCCCGCTTTTGCTTTACGTCTTGTCTGCAGACAACGCCATCGAAGCCGCCGACGAATTTGCCTTCCTGGAAGGTAAGCTATCAGgaccatgtataaataataataataataataataataataataataataataataataataataaatgtattagatAGTTTGGACAGCGTCTTCCATATTATTCCCCTTCTGGTCTATTTTAgattataattaaatattataattaaattaatattatatgatataggatgtaatttttagattgtaataatgataatatattataataacgtaaattaatattatatgatataggatgtaatttttagattgtaataatgataatatattataataacgtaaattaatattatatgatataggatgtaatttttagattataataatgataatatattataataacgtaaattaatattatatgatataggatgtaatttttagattataataatgataatatattataataacgtaaattaatattatatgatataggatgtaatttttagattataataatgataatatagtataataacgtaaattaatattatatgatataggatgtaatttttagattgtaataatgataatatattataataacgtaaattaatattatatgatataggatgtaatttttagattgtaataatgataatatattataataacgtaaattaatattatatgatataggatgtaatttttagattataataatgataatatgttATAATAacataaattaatattatatgatataggatgtaatttttagattataataatgataatatattataataacgtaaattaatattatatgatataggatgtaatttttagattataataatgataatatattataataacgtaaattaatattatatgatataggatgtaatttttagattataataatgataatatattataataacgtaaattaatattatattatataggatgtaatttttagatgataataatataataatatattttcccctggttataatatattataataatatattatataggaTATAATTTTtagattataataatgataatatattataataacgtaaattaatattatattatataggatgtaatttttagatgataataatataataatatattttcccctggttataatatattataataatgtattatataggATATAATTTTtagattataataatgataatatattataataacgtaaattaatattataatatatagcatgtaatttttagatgatgataatataataatatattttcccctggttataatatataatataggatgtaatttttagattataattatataataatatattttgcctGACTATATtgtaataatgtattatattatatagaatgtaatttttagatgataataatgtaataatatattttcccctggttataataaattataacataatattatattatataggatgtaatttttaggttcttataataatagaatattttcCCCTggttataataaattataataatgtattatattatataggatgtatttttagatgataataatgtaatattttcccctggttataataaattattataatgtattatattatataggatgtaatttttagatgataataatgtaataatatattttcccctggttataataaattataacataatattatattatataggatgtaatttttaggttattataataatataatattttgcctggttataatataataatattataatattatataggatgtaatttttagatgataataatgtaataatatattttcccctggttataataaattataacataatattatattatataggatgtaatttttaggttattataataatataatattttgcctggttataatataataatattataatattatatagcatgtaatttttagatgataataatataatagtatatttTTCCCTGGTTATAagaaattataataatgtattatattatataggatatatttttagatgataataatgtaataatatagttTTCCCtggttataataatttataatagtgtattatacaggatgtaatttttagatgataataatataataatatattttgcttGGTTTCAGGGACATTGGACTGAACGGAGAGAAGGAAGCGGGATTCATTAACACCAAACTGATTCATTAACACCAAACACCTGAACCATCATAcaggataaaattattattattaattttattattattacagtgattAATTTTTCCTTCCATCGGCGGCAATGGCTTTCCTTATGGACGAAGGTTCCCGTCTCCAAACGTCAttggatttttatatatatatatttttgtatttgtgtgGCGGTgatatattaaattgtattatattaaattgtattaaacTCTATACAGTCAAAGATGAGTTTGTTAAATGTTCGGACTGCAACCCGGAGCGGATACGGAAGCCGGTCCCTGTGTTTGTGGATTGCACCCCATTGGGAGataatttccttttcttt harbors:
- the LOC134295084 gene encoding DNA polymerase epsilon subunit 4-like; the encoded protein is MAAAVPEVNVAAASAVSAAVPNEEPEAPPTATVTSRPSRLPLSRVKALVKADPDVSLASQEAVFILARATELFVETMAKDAFTFAQQGKRKTLQRKDLDNAIEAADEFAFLEGTLD